The following proteins are co-located in the Bradyrhizobium sp. AZCC 2176 genome:
- the paoA gene encoding aldehyde dehydrogenase iron-sulfur subunit PaoA: MQGPSDFDLSRRKLLLGTAASVAFSAAPPMANAQTAAVPAQASEAVSMSKVSFSVNGKPHEIALDTRTTLLDALREHLHLTGSKKGCDHGQCGACTVIVGGRRINSCLTLAVMHEGDEIRTIEGLGTPENLHPMQAAFVKHDGYQCGYCTPGQICSAVAVLDEIKAGIPSHVSADLNAPAQLTNAELRERMSGNICRCGAYSNIAEAITEVAGRQA, from the coding sequence ATGCAAGGTCCGAGCGACTTCGATCTATCGCGGCGGAAACTGTTGCTGGGAACCGCCGCATCAGTGGCTTTCAGCGCAGCGCCCCCGATGGCCAATGCGCAAACAGCCGCGGTTCCTGCGCAGGCTTCCGAAGCTGTCTCGATGTCGAAAGTCTCCTTCAGCGTGAACGGCAAGCCGCACGAAATCGCGCTCGACACGCGGACGACGCTGCTCGACGCGTTGCGCGAGCACCTGCACCTCACCGGCTCCAAGAAGGGATGCGATCACGGCCAATGCGGCGCCTGCACAGTCATCGTTGGCGGACGGCGGATCAATTCGTGCCTGACGCTGGCGGTCATGCACGAGGGCGACGAGATCAGGACGATCGAAGGGCTCGGCACGCCGGAAAACCTGCATCCGATGCAGGCCGCCTTCGTGAAGCATGATGGCTACCAGTGCGGCTATTGCACGCCGGGGCAGATCTGTTCGGCGGTTGCCGTGCTGGACGAGATCAAGGCCGGCATTCCGAGCCATGTCAGCGCCGACCTCAACGCGCCGGCGCAACTGACCAATGCCGAGCTTCGCGAGCGCATGAGCGGCAATATCTGCCGCTGCGGCGCCTATTCCAACATCGCCGAGGCGATCACAGAAGTTGCCGGGAGACAGGCATGA
- a CDS encoding LysR family transcriptional regulator: MARQNINDLLAFLVVARERSFTRAAAQLDVSQSALSHTIRGLEERLGLRLLTRTTRSVAPTEAGERLLRTVAPKLEEIDAELSALTELRDKPAGTIRITAAEHAAATILWPALAKLLPRYPDIKVEVNIDYGFTDIVAERYDAGVRLGEQVAKDMIAVRIGPDFRMAVVGTSGYFAVHPKPARPQDLVAHSCINIRLPTYGGIYAWEFEKRGRGLKVRVDGQLVFNNMALRMNAVLAGLGLAYLPEDQVQAHLADGRLVRVLADWCPPFSGYHLYYPSRRQVTPAFTLLIAALRYRG; encoded by the coding sequence ATGGCGCGCCAGAACATCAACGATCTGCTCGCCTTCCTGGTGGTGGCGCGGGAGAGAAGTTTTACCCGAGCGGCGGCGCAGCTCGATGTTTCCCAATCAGCGCTCAGCCATACGATCCGCGGGCTGGAGGAGCGGCTCGGCCTGCGGCTGCTGACCCGCACCACCCGCAGCGTCGCGCCGACCGAGGCGGGCGAGCGCCTGCTGCGGACGGTGGCGCCGAAGCTGGAAGAGATCGACGCCGAGCTTTCCGCCCTGACCGAACTGCGCGACAAGCCGGCCGGCACCATCCGCATCACCGCAGCCGAGCATGCGGCGGCAACGATCCTCTGGCCTGCGCTGGCAAAGCTGCTGCCCCGATATCCCGACATCAAGGTGGAAGTGAATATCGACTACGGTTTCACCGACATCGTCGCGGAGCGCTACGATGCCGGTGTTCGCCTCGGCGAGCAGGTGGCCAAGGACATGATTGCGGTGCGCATCGGCCCTGATTTCCGCATGGCGGTGGTCGGCACATCAGGCTATTTCGCTGTTCACCCCAAGCCCGCCAGGCCGCAGGACCTCGTGGCCCATAGCTGTATCAACATCCGATTGCCGACCTATGGCGGGATCTACGCCTGGGAGTTCGAGAAGCGCGGACGCGGACTGAAGGTCCGGGTCGACGGCCAGTTGGTATTCAACAACATGGCGCTGCGGATGAACGCGGTGCTGGCCGGGCTCGGCCTCGCCTATCTGCCGGAGGACCAGGTGCAGGCGCACCTTGCGGACGGACGGCTGGTTCGCGTGCTGGCGGACTGGTGTCCGCCCTTCTCGGGCTATCACCTCTACTACCCGAGCCGCCGCCAGGTGACGCCGGCATTCACGTTACTGATCGCGGCGCTGCGTTACCGCGGCTGA
- a CDS encoding response regulator transcription factor, producing MQNSAKSATKVLIVDDHPVVLSGCRSLFASDNTVKIEEATDAKSGHRAYLARKPDVTVIDIKLPDVSGFELMRRIRKDDPDARIIMFSMNDDPAFVVRAIEMGAQGYVSKGDDPRMLVKAVRKVAAGDNFISPQLAEAVTFSGASIKANPASQMTARELEILRLLGRGDKIVEVANALEISYKTVANTTSLLKQKLGAKNHSDLIRIAVEMGLG from the coding sequence ATGCAGAATTCCGCCAAATCGGCAACGAAGGTCCTGATCGTCGACGACCATCCGGTGGTGCTGTCGGGTTGCCGGTCGCTGTTTGCGTCGGACAACACCGTGAAGATCGAGGAGGCTACTGACGCCAAGTCCGGCCATCGCGCCTACCTCGCCAGGAAGCCCGACGTCACGGTGATCGATATCAAGCTTCCCGATGTTTCCGGTTTCGAACTGATGCGCCGCATCCGCAAGGATGATCCGGACGCGCGGATCATCATGTTCAGCATGAATGACGATCCGGCGTTCGTGGTTCGCGCCATCGAGATGGGCGCGCAGGGCTATGTCTCGAAGGGCGACGATCCAAGGATGCTGGTGAAGGCCGTCCGCAAAGTGGCCGCTGGCGACAATTTCATTTCACCGCAACTGGCGGAGGCGGTGACTTTTTCAGGCGCTTCGATCAAGGCCAATCCGGCGTCGCAAATGACGGCGCGCGAGCTGGAAATCCTGCGGCTGCTGGGCCGCGGCGACAAGATCGTCGAAGTCGCCAATGCGCTGGAGATTTCCTACAAGACGGTGGCCAACACCACCTCGCTGCTCAAGCAGAAGCTCGGCGCCAAGAATCATTCGGACCTGATCCGGATCGCGGTGGAGATGGGGCTCGGCTGA
- a CDS encoding nuclear transport factor 2 family protein produces MSIHDDRHIPSPTSAPETRHVGVDGIADLTDNFDQIALVVDWLDACRNRDLATLLDLYADDATLECRCGEAKVSEGRAGLESYWRPRLDGLAPTAFGLEEITPTAEGVVLDYLSHEGEPVRIAFAFSRDGKVQRTACLTVEQALRREVAGVADEAG; encoded by the coding sequence GTGTCCATTCACGACGATCGCCATATTCCGTCACCCACGTCAGCGCCCGAGACAAGGCATGTTGGCGTGGATGGGATCGCAGACTTGACGGACAATTTCGATCAGATCGCATTGGTGGTCGACTGGCTGGACGCGTGCCGCAATCGCGACCTGGCGACATTGCTCGACCTCTATGCCGACGACGCCACGCTCGAATGCCGTTGCGGCGAGGCCAAGGTCAGTGAAGGCCGCGCCGGGCTCGAATCCTACTGGCGACCGCGCCTCGATGGGCTCGCGCCCACCGCCTTCGGGCTGGAGGAAATCACGCCGACCGCCGAGGGCGTCGTGCTCGATTATTTGAGCCACGAAGGCGAGCCGGTGCGTATCGCGTTCGCCTTTTCGCGTGACGGCAAGGTCCAGCGCACCGCTTGCCTTACGGTGGAGCAAGCATTGCGCCGGGAAGTTGCCGGCGTTGCGGATGAGGCTGGCTGA
- a CDS encoding SURF1 family protein, with protein MTGPLSRRPAVAGFAIFTLLMVAAFTGLGIWQLQRRVEKHALIAMLNERLAAAPEALPAQAQWNALTAARDEFRRVSFTATYAPLPDAMVYSAGSAVRDDVSGPGTWAFLPARLVDGNTIVVNTGFVQNTMQDRAQQDRAVRRLITGDPVQFSGYIRFPESAGTLTPPESVAKRLWFTRDHLAMARALGWVEGGKAVAPFYVDLETPVPESGIPKPGPLSVRFKDDHLQYAITWFTLAFAVIIAFGVWWRAQRRG; from the coding sequence ATGACCGGCCCCCTGTCACGGCGGCCGGCGGTTGCCGGCTTTGCCATTTTCACGCTGCTGATGGTGGCGGCCTTCACGGGCCTCGGGATCTGGCAATTGCAGCGCCGGGTCGAAAAGCACGCGCTGATCGCAATGCTGAACGAGCGACTCGCCGCTGCGCCCGAGGCACTGCCGGCGCAAGCGCAGTGGAATGCGCTGACGGCGGCCAGGGACGAATTCCGCCGCGTCAGCTTTACCGCCACCTACGCGCCATTGCCGGACGCGATGGTCTATAGCGCGGGTTCCGCGGTCCGCGACGATGTCTCCGGCCCCGGCACCTGGGCCTTCCTGCCGGCCCGCCTCGTCGATGGCAACACCATCGTGGTCAATACCGGCTTCGTGCAGAACACGATGCAGGACCGCGCCCAGCAGGATCGCGCCGTGAGACGGCTCATCACCGGTGATCCGGTGCAGTTCAGCGGCTATATCCGGTTTCCCGAAAGCGCGGGCACGCTGACGCCACCGGAGAGCGTGGCCAAGCGGCTCTGGTTCACCCGCGACCATCTCGCGATGGCGCGCGCGCTCGGCTGGGTCGAGGGCGGCAAGGCCGTCGCGCCGTTCTATGTCGATCTGGAAACGCCTGTGCCCGAAAGCGGCATTCCAAAACCCGGCCCGCTCTCCGTGCGTTTCAAGGACGATCACCTGCAGTACGCCATCACCTGGTTCACGCTGGCGTTTGCGGTGATCATCGCCTTCGGCGTCTGGTGGCGCGCCCAGCGCCGCGGCTGA
- a CDS encoding DUF983 domain-containing protein produces MDNTPPTLTQSALRGIACRCPRCGKGKLYAGFLNLRPNCEACGLDYAFIDAGDGPAIFIIMLAGAIVVTAALIVEIKYQPPFWLHAALWLPLIIATTLLPLRSMKSLLIALQFHHKAAPGRLIDREPK; encoded by the coding sequence ATGGATAACACGCCACCTACCCTCACCCAGAGCGCACTCCGCGGCATCGCCTGCCGCTGCCCGCGTTGCGGCAAGGGCAAGCTCTATGCGGGTTTTCTCAACCTGCGCCCGAATTGCGAAGCGTGCGGGCTCGACTACGCCTTCATCGATGCCGGCGATGGGCCTGCGATCTTCATCATCATGTTGGCGGGCGCCATCGTCGTCACCGCGGCCCTGATCGTTGAAATCAAGTATCAGCCACCGTTCTGGCTGCACGCGGCGCTGTGGCTGCCGCTGATCATCGCGACCACGCTGCTGCCGCTGCGCTCGATGAAGTCGCTTCTGATCGCGCTGCAATTCCATCACAAGGCGGCGCCGGGCCGGCTGATCGACCGCGAGCCGAAATGA
- a CDS encoding cytochrome c oxidase subunit 3, which yields MATAHAKHHDYHLVDPSPWPVVGSISAFIMAVGAIAWMHHMFAAAPVIFGAGTIGVLYTMASWWGDVIREAQYKGDHTRVVQISHRYGMILFIASEVMFFVAWFWAFFNSALFPADAVHATRDAVFGCGPGTAMGACSVPGTWPPKGIETFDPWHLPLLNTLLLLTSGTTVTWAHHALLEDDRQGLKYGLILTVLLGAAFTCVQAYEYAHATFGFSGNVYGATFFMATGFHGFHVLVGTVFLLVCLIRAYAGHFTSKQHLGFEFAAWYWHFVDVVWLFLFICIYVWFRGGESVAQAAH from the coding sequence ATGGCTACGGCGCACGCGAAGCACCATGACTACCACCTCGTCGATCCGAGCCCGTGGCCGGTCGTCGGCTCGATCTCGGCCTTCATCATGGCGGTGGGCGCGATTGCCTGGATGCATCACATGTTCGCCGCAGCGCCGGTCATCTTCGGTGCAGGCACCATCGGCGTGCTCTACACCATGGCGAGCTGGTGGGGCGACGTGATCCGCGAAGCCCAGTACAAGGGCGACCACACCCGCGTGGTGCAGATCAGCCACCGCTACGGCATGATTCTGTTCATCGCCTCCGAGGTGATGTTCTTCGTCGCCTGGTTCTGGGCCTTCTTCAACTCCGCGCTGTTCCCCGCCGACGCGGTCCACGCCACCCGCGACGCGGTGTTCGGCTGCGGCCCGGGTACGGCAATGGGCGCCTGCAGCGTGCCGGGCACCTGGCCGCCGAAGGGGATCGAGACCTTCGACCCCTGGCATTTGCCGCTGCTCAACACGCTGTTGCTGCTGACCTCGGGCACCACGGTCACCTGGGCGCATCACGCGCTGCTCGAGGACGACCGTCAGGGCCTGAAATACGGACTGATCCTCACCGTGCTGCTGGGGGCCGCCTTCACCTGTGTGCAGGCCTATGAATACGCCCACGCCACGTTCGGCTTCTCCGGCAACGTCTACGGCGCGACGTTCTTCATGGCGACCGGCTTCCACGGTTTCCATGTGCTGGTCGGCACCGTGTTCCTGCTGGTGTGCCTGATCCGCGCCTATGCCGGCCACTTCACGTCGAAGCAGCATCTCGGCTTCGAATTCGCCGCCTGGTACTGGCACTTCGTCGACGTGGTCTGGCTGTTCCTGTTCATCTGCATCTACGTCTGGTTCCGCGGCGGGGAATCCGTGGCGCAGGCCGCGCACTGA
- a CDS encoding cytochrome c oxidase assembly protein — translation MRQGVTGSGKTAARRTLTRDAVVASICGLVVVFMVGASYAAVPFYNWFCRATGFNGTTQVATSAPSDAPLQRKIAVRFDANVGPGLPWKFEPEQNEIEVRIGEVVTVFYTVTNQAARATVGVAAYNVAPLTVGAYFQKINCFCFTEQAMGPGEKREMPVVFYVDPALAKDSENDGLKTITLSYTFYPVRDPAPKPLAAGEGDKRKGNL, via the coding sequence ATGCGCCAGGGAGTGACGGGGAGCGGCAAGACCGCTGCGCGCCGTACGCTCACGCGCGATGCGGTCGTGGCCTCGATCTGCGGCCTGGTCGTGGTGTTCATGGTCGGCGCGTCCTATGCCGCCGTGCCCTTCTACAACTGGTTCTGCCGCGCCACCGGCTTCAACGGCACCACCCAGGTTGCGACCTCGGCGCCTTCGGATGCGCCGCTTCAGCGCAAGATCGCGGTACGGTTCGACGCCAATGTCGGCCCCGGCCTGCCCTGGAAATTCGAGCCCGAGCAGAACGAGATCGAGGTCCGGATCGGCGAGGTCGTCACCGTATTCTATACCGTGACCAACCAGGCCGCGCGCGCCACGGTTGGCGTTGCGGCTTACAATGTCGCACCGCTGACGGTCGGCGCCTATTTCCAGAAGATCAACTGCTTCTGCTTCACCGAACAGGCCATGGGCCCGGGCGAGAAGCGCGAAATGCCCGTGGTGTTTTACGTCGATCCGGCGCTTGCGAAGGACAGCGAGAACGACGGACTGAAGACCATCACGCTATCCTACACCTTCTATCCCGTGCGCGACCCGGCGCCGAAGCCCTTGGCGGCCGGCGAAGGCGACAAGCGCAAGGGAAATCTGTGA
- a CDS encoding CoxF protein, with translation MDDNRKPDGIVLTEAQKRSRRQRSIAIALALGVLVVLFFAVTMVKGPAVLVRPM, from the coding sequence ATGGACGACAATCGGAAGCCAGATGGAATCGTCCTCACCGAGGCGCAGAAAAGAAGCCGCCGCCAGCGCTCGATCGCGATTGCGCTCGCGCTCGGCGTCCTCGTCGTGCTGTTCTTCGCCGTCACCATGGTCAAGGGGCCGGCCGTCCTCGTGCGGCCCATGTAG
- a CDS encoding heme o synthase: MSVVDHNAIDVLPRISEAEVGDYFALLKPRVMSLVIFTALVGLMIAPGHVHPVLAFTAILCIAVGAGASGAMNMAYEGDIDALMSRTANRPIPRGRITPGEAMAFGLILSFFSVLTLGILVNWLAGALLAFTIFFYVVVYTMWLKRWTAQNIVIGGAAGALPPVVAWAAATGSLSMEPLLLFLIIFFWTPPHFWALALFRSDDYARAGIPMLPVVAGPDATRLQILLYTIVLVAIAAAPWPLGYFDAVYGVTSLVLGAGMMWLAIEVYRHREGKEGLRATRRLFAFSILYLFALFATLLLEVVVHAVAPAIRAVAPAIRAVAPAFG, translated from the coding sequence TTGTCGGTAGTCGATCACAACGCCATCGATGTTCTCCCTCGGATTTCCGAGGCGGAAGTCGGTGATTACTTCGCGCTGCTGAAGCCGCGGGTGATGTCGCTCGTGATCTTCACCGCCCTGGTCGGTCTCATGATCGCGCCCGGCCACGTTCATCCGGTGCTGGCGTTCACCGCGATCCTCTGCATCGCGGTCGGGGCGGGCGCCTCCGGCGCGATGAACATGGCCTATGAGGGCGACATCGACGCGTTGATGTCGCGCACCGCCAACCGGCCGATCCCGCGCGGACGCATCACGCCGGGCGAAGCCATGGCGTTCGGCCTGATCCTGTCGTTCTTCTCGGTGCTGACGCTCGGCATCCTCGTCAACTGGCTGGCCGGCGCGCTGCTGGCGTTCACGATCTTCTTCTATGTGGTGGTCTACACCATGTGGCTGAAGCGCTGGACCGCGCAGAACATCGTGATCGGCGGCGCCGCGGGCGCGCTGCCGCCCGTCGTGGCATGGGCCGCGGCCACCGGCTCGCTGTCGATGGAGCCACTGCTGCTGTTCCTCATCATCTTCTTCTGGACCCCACCGCATTTCTGGGCACTGGCGCTGTTCCGCAGCGACGACTATGCCCGCGCCGGCATTCCGATGCTGCCCGTGGTCGCCGGGCCCGATGCAACGCGGCTGCAGATCCTGCTGTACACGATCGTGCTGGTCGCGATTGCGGCGGCGCCCTGGCCGCTCGGCTATTTCGACGCGGTCTACGGCGTCACCTCGCTGGTGCTCGGCGCCGGCATGATGTGGCTTGCGATCGAGGTCTATCGCCACCGCGAGGGCAAGGAAGGACTCCGCGCGACGCGCCGGCTGTTTGCTTTCTCGATCCTGTATCTGTTCGCGCTGTTTGCGACGCTGCTGCTTGAGGTCGTGGTCCACGCGGTCGCGCCAGCGATCCGCGCCGTCGCACCGGCGATCCGCGCCGTCGCGCCAGCGTTCGGGTAG